The following DNA comes from Miscanthus floridulus cultivar M001 chromosome 5, ASM1932011v1, whole genome shotgun sequence.
ggattgaagcaagcttcaagacagtgaaacttgaagtttgacagaacaataaagaattttgggtttaaagagaatgttgaggacaattgtatttatgcaaagtttaagaatgggagatTTAGTTTCCTCGttctatatgtggatgacattctacttgctagtagtgatgtgagTCTGTtgcaggagacaaagaagtttttgtccttaaagtttgatatgaaagatcttggtgaagcttcgttcattctagggatcgagattcaccgagatagaagtaaaggggtattaggactgtcacaaaaggcatacattgaaaagatcttaaagaaattcagtatgcataaatgtagtccatcgcctactcctatagtcaaggacgacagatatggggattttcaatgcccgaGGAACCAGTACGAGCTCggtcaaatgaaagcggttccatatgcttcagctgtcggaagcttacagtatgctcaaatatgtacgcgccctgacttagcttttgttaccgggttgcttGGCAGATTTCAGAGTAATCCAAGAatggaacactggaaattggtaaagaaagtcttgcgataTTTGCAAGGTACGGAAGGCCTCATgttgacgtatagaagatcagaaTCTCTCCAATTGGTGGGGTACTCGGATTctaattatgcgggagatgatagaaaatccacgccaagatatgtattcactctcgcagaagaagctatttcatagaaaagctcaaagcaaactgtcactacatcatccataatgtatgctgagtttgtagcgtgttatgagacaacggggcaggtgaactggctaaagaagttcatacccggtttgaaagtggttgacgacatctatagaccactgaagttatactgcgataataatccagcagtacagtatgctcacaacaataggtcaagtggtgctgtcaaatacattgacataaagtattatgttatgaAGGAtagagtccgggatcaaatgataagtcttgaacatataagtaccgaaaagatgctcgcagatccgcttacaaaaggcttaccacccaacgtgttcagagaatatatagctggcatgggtttaaggaaaagtcTATGATTCCTggtataaagggcccaaaagttaaagtatttatttcagatcagagatgtgcattgtagctgttaaatctatcggcgattgaccgtgacgatgaaacatgctctatgcatcatctgtgaagaaataaGTAAGgagaaaaggattgaagtttaaagtttaaagataaaagtaatagtgtgagatcaagggagagaataTTGGAATGATCTtccagccaataagcccaacggcctattgggccttggtcacgcgccctgatcggggacgctcaaccctacatggttggtgggcccccgtcgcactgcgctatataaagtggggggggggggggcggcggctcatagtacgaggttcgccgtgagccactccgccccaccaacaaaccctaagtccgatctcgtaagggtgcgcagccagcgacgggaagacgccaccgtcatcaccgtcggccttACTGCACCGCCACTGTATCGCCGGACTTCACCAACTCTtctccgaccatcgctgcccgtgcgcagagctTCACCGACCAAAGAGATGACCGGATCCTCCTCGACAGCGCCCTCCGATGGTCTGTACACTCCCATCCACTCTCCTCTCTCTATCACTCTATAGTATGGTTCATTAGGATTTCTATTTATTCGTCCTAAATATAAAGAACCACCCGACTAGATGCTACTCTAGGTGATCTCTGGAGACTAACACGGAGCGCCCCATAAACGGCAGGATGATTAGGGTGGCCCCAGCGCGTCATTGTCTCAGGAACTAGCAGAGTAGCAGTCGCTGCTGCTGGTACGTCCTGTAGTGGTGCACTGTGTGGATGGAAGAGGCGCGGAGAGTCAGGGCCGCAGGGGCCGGAGTACCTCCTCCAAGGGGCAAACACACATGACACTGCGTTTGATACCGTGATGCGAAACGGCAAATGACAGGGAAACCCATGCCGCCATGCCCTACCCGGTCGGTAAACGTAGTGATCAGATATCTGTAGAGAGATCGATCGATTTCAGGTGATAATGATGGCAGCAATCCAATGACGCGAGTTCGCGACGATGGAAGCGAACGAAGGAATAAGTTGTTCATCTGGACTCTGGAGCCTCGTAGAAATTGCATTGCATTTGCTTTGGTTATGCAAATTAAGCCTGCGCAAGGAGACACATTCTTGGAGACAGGTTATGCACATAACCTCAATCCTCGCATGGGAACGATAGCTACTGACTGCCGACTTGGCGTATTAGCGCTGGAGAATGAAATGAATGATGCTTGCTTGGCCAAAATGAAAACAGCGGCGCTTTTTCCACGATCGGCATGCTCGGTCGATCTCCGTTCTTCGACTCCTCGGACATCTGAAGAACCAAAAGGCAAAAAGCGCGCGCTAATATTAATCGGCAGTGCATGTCGATCCGGCCCCTCTCGAGCTATTGTTTTTTTACTAACTCTGTGTCTATTGATATTTGCAAGTGACGCAAACAGACAGCGCTCCAAGGTCAGCGTGGTAGCAGTATAAAGAGAGATGTAATAAGAGCCTTGCAGGTCCCAGACCAGGCGCCACGTTCGACATACATGCATGTGGCTGAGCTAAATCCCGGCAGCAGGCAGCATCACACCTGCTGACCTGCTCTGCTCCCTTCCGGACTCCGGTGGTGGGAGGTAAACTAATCGCTGCCACGTCAGACGGTTTaatcctactgctagagtgctacTAGGCCCGCCGCTCGTAGCGGCTGAGGCTGAGCTGTTACCTGGCTGTGCTTCTAAAAAAAGGGGCTGGCCCATGCCGCGGCATACAGATGAGGCCTGCATGGGGGCCACGGGCGCGCCACGTCGGCCCCGGCGGCAGCCACATGTGGCGCTTCCTCATTCCAAGAGCCGTTTTGGCCTCTGCCTCCTCGTGCTCGCGACCCCTCGACCTCGCTCGCTTCTCGCAGCGGGTGATCGATCCATCAGATGGTCGTCTTGCGGGATCCACCCTCCGTCACTTATATTAACGAAAATGCATCAGGAAACTTGGTTCCTTCGTGCACGTATATATTTCTTTTAATTAACGAAAATGCAGAAGCTTTGTCGCTCAATCAAGAAAAAAGAGAGGAATTTAACATACTATTTCAGCGATACACCCACAAAACACAACAGCACCGATGATGCATCATAGGCGAAGCACGTTCAGAGGACACACCCACGCAACGCCTGGATACTGCTGGTCATTTTTAACAGCGGGAAAGGAAGGAGGTGACGAGCAGCAGGAAAAGCATGTGCAAAGACCAGCCCCGAAGCCTGAGGAGGTGGCAACTGGCGGAGGCCGTTTGTCTAGTGAGAATCGCATTTCCCCCGCGGGGCTACGCTGCAAGTCTGGAAACGTGGGACAGCGCGGAGTTCTCCCTTCTCCCGCTCTCTCCGTGCCGGCCAGGTCCCCCAGCCGTCTCTCCCTATAAAAGCGTTCAGACGCCCGCGGCAATTGGCCTGGCACCCCCGAGCCCAGAGGCCAGAGCACGCAAGCAGCTGCGACGTCTCCCTCCCCCGCCCCGGGCCCGTGTCCACAGATATTTTACTCGGAAATCAAATCCCCCCGCAGCTTTCTTACCCTTCCGTCGCGCGCGATTCATTCGTTCGCCTGTCCACGCCGGACGAGGAGATGTGCGAGGCACCGCGGCTCGGCTACCGCGCCGGCGCcagcgacgccgccgccgccgctgacgtCGACGTCGTCACCGCCGGCGGCCACCGGAGGATCCCCGCGCATTCCTCTGTTCTGGTAAGGGTCCGAAACGAACCACGCCGTCCGTTCCCTCCGACGACCGGTTCTTCTACCTTGGGCCTTGTCGCATTCCTCTGTTCGCCCGCAAACGAACTTGGGTCGCTCGTCTGATGAGAGTTGTGTTCGTCCTGGTTTCCGCGCGCGCTAGGCCTCGGCGTCGCCGGTGCTCGGCAGCATCCTGGAGCGCCGCCTCCAGAAGGACAGGGAGAGCGGCAAGCCCGGCCGGTCCGTCGTCCGGATCCGCGGCGTCACCgacgccgccgtggccgcctTCGTCCGCCTCCTCTACGCCGGCAGGTAACGTCCGTACACACTGTGTCTTCTCCCTTCAATTCCTTCCTGCCTCCCCATGGGATTGCATGACGATGACCTGCTGTTGCTAGTCTTGTTTTCGCACACGTCCCTTACTTGCGAGGCTGGGCAAGCCATGGAAACACGATTATTAGCAACAACCCGGAAGATCAACCTTTATTCTTAGACATCATCAACAAGCGTTTTTGTATTAATCTATATATtggagtactttttattctttatttATTTCGAGATGATTTGTTTCCAACGTTCTAGGAATAGTAAGTCCATGTGCTAGCAAATTCTACCACACCAATCGAGCTCTCCATCGGAAAAACATTGCACCCAAATTAAAACATTTACTAGATACTACATATATATCTATCTATATAAAATACGAATCGAAATGCATTTGAACAGTTGAGCACTCGTCGGTTCAACGAACCAGTCCGTGAATCGTAGTGGTCGATCAAGACAGATCCCGGCTGCCTTGATATTTTTTCCTGCACCATCCAATCACCGAGCCGGGTCTGCTCGCAAATGGGACTGATTAGATtgggtggggtgcctcatcaccATTTGTCAGTGTCACGTCCCGGGTCGGCGGCAGCCACGTCGCCCGCCGAACCCCTCTGGTAAACCAGAGCCACACAAACACCCCGCGGCGGACGCCGGAAATCGCCGAAAAAAATCCCGTGGCTTTCCCGGCGGCGAATAGGGGGGACAacaacacacaaaaaaaaaatacaagattcactCGATGTTCAATATATATTTGGCATCTTTTTCAAGAACAAGACATAAAAGAGAATTCTTTCTACAAATAGGTTTTCAAGAGATAGTATatccatatttgggttgtgcttCTCAGACAATCCAAAATAGGTCTTTTATATATGTACTCTGTTGAAGGCTGGTTTTAGATCCCTGACTACCTATTTTGACTGTCCATATGGCGTCTAAAGCGCggccttttttatttatttcgccgCCGCTAGGTTGCCTGGTTGGTGTGGGGTGTGGGTAGCGCCTGCCCGGTTGCACCTGGACGACGGCTGGAGCTGGACCCTCCCCGGCCGACGTGCGCGTCATCGCGTAGCGCACGACTGGCTCGGGGGTGACCGCCGGGCCGAGGAGGACCACTGCCCGCGGCTGCTATCATCGTGGTGTTGCTTGCCGTGGATTGGGAATTCTTATTTGGCCTACGTGGCTACATGTGGATTCCGAGAAAGGGACCGCCCGGACGATCGCAGCGTCGCCTTGGGCGAATATTCTTGTGGAGCCTGTCGAAGATTCTTCTaccacactactactactacaagttaCTCCATATGATTCTTTagggtccagtttagtttgcaaaaaattttgcaaaatttttcacattttccgtcacatcgaatatttggacgcatgtatgaagcattaaatataaataaaaaataaaactaattacacagtttagacgaaatccacgagacgaatcttttaagcctaattagactatgattggacactatttgccaaataacaacgaaaacgctacagtagccattttgcaaaattttttgcatctaaacaaggcctaggtagCTAGGAGTACTATAAGATTCTTCTTTAGGTAGCTAGGAGTACTATAAGATTCTTCTTTAGGTAGCTAGGAGTACTATAAGATTCTTCGACCACACTACTACACGTTCTTGTGGCTCACAGGAATTGTCAGGTTCTCTAACTAAACAGCGTCTAGACTGCTGTGCTTATTTTAAATTTTGCTGATGACGAACGAAGTACGAACGATCATGTGCGAGCGCGGCGCTTAACTAACACGGCAACAAAAACCATCTCAGCAggtgcggcgacggcggcgaggaggaggatgacatgGAGAAGCACGCTGTGCAGGTGCTGGTGCTGGCGCACGCGTACCAGGTGCCGTGGCTGAAGCGGGCGTGCGAGGGCGCCATCGGCGCGCGCCTCACCGCGGACTCGGTGGTGGACGTGCTGCAGCTGGCCGACCTCTGCGACGCGCCGCGCCTGCACCTTCGCTGCGCCAGGCTGCTGGCCAAGGAGTTCGCCGCCGTGGAGCGCACCGAGGCCTGGCGCTTCCTTCAGGAGAACGACCCCTGGCAGGAGCTCCACGTCCTGCAGCGCCTGCACGAGGCCGACATGGTACgttttttttccttcttcctcctcctcctgttctcCACTCCACCGCCCGGCCGCTGGACTGCTGCTACCGGACCACGATCATGTAAATCTGACAGGTGCATGCAGCCTTGCACGCACGCACCAAATGGAAGTGCGAGTGCAAGGAAATTAACATGCATGAATGATGACGCACGCCGGCCTGTCGCCGTGCGGCAGTGGGGTGGGGAGCATGCTTTCTTTAGCGTCAAGCTTTGTTCCAGGAAATGGTCGGACCTCCGTGTCGCGTTCGTGCGCGTAGGCCATGACGCGAGTGTTTTTTTATGTGGTGCGTCAGTGTAGGGCGGTTCAGGGCGGCCCGGCCGTCCACGCCGAATGGTCGGCGAATGTTCACATCTCTCCGACGTCTTACCTTGCCTTTCCGCCTCTGTTTTTTAAACGTTTTCATCTGGGTAGACAAATCGTGACCTGGAACACAGTTTCTAGGCCAGGTCACGTTTAAGACTCGAGACCAAGTAACCTTTGTGCCTTGGTTTGACAAAAGTTAGTGCAATCTTGGCGGCTACGCAGTTCCAAACAGTCTTCAATTGTTAGGATTCAAAAGTCGCACGGAGAATCTTTCGTCATGTTTACGTTTGTTGGACAGTTCCACGATGCACGTTTTCTTTTTGTACCGACTACGACCCAGCCTCGTGAGCTAAGCACTGACCGATGTGCGCTGGGTTCTGGACGTGCAGCGGCGGCGCAAGTGGCGGCGGAAGCGCGCGGAGCAGCGCGTGTACGTGGAGCTGAGCGAGGCCATGGACTGCCTGGACCACATCTGCACGGAGGGCTGCACGGAGGTCGGCCCGGCGGggcgggcgccggcgccggcgccgtgcgCGCGCTACGCCACGTGCCGGGGCCTGCAGCTGCTCATCCGCCACTTCTCCCAGTGCCACCGCAAGAGCTGCGCGCGGTGCCAGCGCATGTGGCAGCTGCTCCGCCTCCACTCCGCGCTCTGCGACCGCCCCGACCGCTGCAACACCCCGCTCTGCATGTAAGCGCCGCGACTCTCACTAGTTGCTGCTTCGTTGCCGCCATCCATAATCCATTACGTGAGCTCGCGCCTGACATTATTGTGGTTGTGCCGTGCAGGAGGTTTAAGCAGAAGGAGCAGGAGAAGGCGGCTGCCAAGGCCGGCGATGATGGCGACAAATGGGGGCTTCTGGTGAAGAAGGTGAAGGCTGCCAGGGTCTTCTCTTCTCTGGCCAACAGGAAGCAGACGAGCACCTCCACCCAGTGCTGAGCAAACGCAGGAGCAGTCTGGGATGGTTAGGGGTAGTTAGATTAGTGAGTGTGAGTGAGAGGTTGGAGTGAGCAGTTTTTTTTTGGTCTGTTTTCAGATGTCAGATCTCTGTTGAACTATGTACATGCCTACTTTGTCACCCAGTGATCTACTACGTTGGTAGAATTCTTTTAGCGAGGTCGGAGTCAGTGAGCCGAAAGTCGATGTAAAAACTGCATGTACATGTACCATATAGTAGGGAAATATGAGATAAAATAAATATAGTCTTATGATATCTTTCAGGATTCTGGTACCCTGACAAACCGATCAATCCAAAATGACTTGAACGCAGAATGAACGCCAGCCTCT
Coding sequences within:
- the LOC136450991 gene encoding BTB/POZ and TAZ domain-containing protein 2-like isoform X1; amino-acid sequence: MCEAPRLGYRAGASDAAAAADVDVVTAGGHRRIPAHSSVLASASPVLGSILERRLQKDRESGKPGRSVVRIRGVTDAAVAAFVRLLYAGSRCGDGGEEEDDMEKHAVQVLVLAHAYQVPWLKRACEGAIGARLTADSVVDVLQLADLCDAPRLHLRCARLLAKEFAAVERTEAWRFLQENDPWQELHVLQRLHEADMRRRKWRRKRAEQRVYVELSEAMDCLDHICTEGCTEVGPAGRAPAPAPCARYATCRGLQLLIRHFSQCHRKSCARCQRMWQLLRLHSALCDRPDRCNTPLCMRFKQKEQEKAAAKAGDDGDKWGLLVKKVKAARVFSSLANRKQTSTSTQC
- the LOC136450991 gene encoding BTB/POZ and TAZ domain-containing protein 2-like isoform X2, giving the protein MCEAPRLGYRAGASDAAAAADVDVVTAGGHRRIPAHSSVLASASPVLGSILERRLQKDRESGKPGRSVVRIRGVTDAAVAAFVRLLYAGRCGDGGEEEDDMEKHAVQVLVLAHAYQVPWLKRACEGAIGARLTADSVVDVLQLADLCDAPRLHLRCARLLAKEFAAVERTEAWRFLQENDPWQELHVLQRLHEADMRRRKWRRKRAEQRVYVELSEAMDCLDHICTEGCTEVGPAGRAPAPAPCARYATCRGLQLLIRHFSQCHRKSCARCQRMWQLLRLHSALCDRPDRCNTPLCMRFKQKEQEKAAAKAGDDGDKWGLLVKKVKAARVFSSLANRKQTSTSTQC